In Gadus chalcogrammus isolate NIFS_2021 chromosome 13, NIFS_Gcha_1.0, whole genome shotgun sequence, the genomic stretch CACCAAGATCTGATTCGTATCAGAGTGATTTGATCAGCAACAATGTGATTACACTTTACTGCATCATTATTTTAATTCCAAGCTTGTTCTATTTGTCAACCTTTATATTGCTGTTTACCGCTGTATGATTAATTAATGTGAGTGTAAATATTTtgtaccctctctccctctccttttctccctctctctcctctctctcagacatacgcacacacacaacatgtctACAACTTTATATATAATGAACTCAGTCTGAGAAAATTGGTTACGAAGAGTTCAACAGCAAATCCAATAATCCTTTCATGTAATGCGTTTGAAGGAACATCTTATGGTCTGCTTTAGATGTGAATGAACTCTCCTGTGGTGGCTTGTCCTTTAAAACAGATTTCATTGTATCACAGGGATTAGGTAATTCTTTCATTTCCCAGAGAAAGTCTGAGCCTAAATTCCTCGTCTATGAGCAGCATACATTCCCAGGAAATGTAATAAATTTGTAcactgaataaaatataaatctgAAAAGCatgaaaatgtatatatatatatatatataaataaaatatataaatacatagattTTTCTGAAATAAATGTTCAGACGTCAAATGCAAATCAAATTTTGTAACAGacaaagggccctattttaacggtctgaaacgcaagtgagaagcgtcaagcgcaagtagctttgtgggcggttccaTGGCAATGTCCATGGCAAAAAATTACTCTTgtgcccggcgcaaatctaaaaagggttggtctgaagtagcctaattacccgtaggtgtggtttgggcgtaacgtgcaataaaccaatgagagtgccagctcccctcccctttaagagccatgaacgcatttgaatctgaccagttgatattttgacagcgcgtctgcagtctccaatgagacagatgcacatgaatttcaatcttctaatggctcagtttataatttttttttaataatatggcctaattcacacatggaataaggttttcttccccaacttcagaaatacgagtcctcaaataaattttggcaaagaaaacttatatgatataacatatgatatgtggtaactgtggttctatttaatgatatacgcaatacattataaacatcgtttcttatcattattgtatgcattatcattattgaattgtgttcctaatatgcatgtgtccccccgttaatgtaCATTGcaatggactgtattatgcgttacgtgtttagtgtgcgtgtgcttaaacagatggacgcacacacgcgtgcccTCTTTCATTAATTCTtttactcatacacacacttcattcattctttttaacactgaCTCgcagtaaaacaatgttttctcacgatcaaatactcaaaagttatgggcatgtacacgatgtctgtatcaagaaaatatgtgtttgctgtacggtgtttgcaaatgcattgatttaaaagtacaacttattatcgctgtatcagctgttctttcccaaataatttaccaagaatgtgtggctaggtagatgagagaagcaaagtgtatgcgcaagGTGCACAAgaaacattatgcatgcgcccttaaaatagcatctgaacagcgtgccactgactttaaaccaggtatctcctggtttgtggcgcaaggtTTCTGGAagtgcaaaatagcaccagggaacgtttgcgccagaacacgcctcctcctttcgctgaactgccccttggggcgcaagatcattccctaatttaccaacgtgtggcgcaggagggaaaagaacgctctgcgcccgttgcaaactagcaacgacacatgcgccagtgattaagtaaTTTGCGCCACAAGAAAATACACATGAAGCTGGAGATTCACATGATGAAGTGTGAAGTGAAACTCTCCTGTTTTTGGAATTGACCTAAAATGCGTGCAACCTTGAGAATACCTTGTCTTTGGAAACCGCTGTCCTCCTTCCCCGGAGAATTGCAGAGAAAATGGGTTGTGATGCAAGTTGCAATGGTTCACTGCAACTTGCAGGGCTGAGCACACCTTCGGAAACAGGACTTCCGTATTAAGAGAGCAAGATTAGAAATCAGCGTGAACACCAACCCAAACCACAGAATAGGTCATTTGTCAATAACATATCCCATAATAGGGCTTGTTGGTACAGCTCCCTTATCGACAGGTTGAAGAAACCACAAACTCGTCTGACCAGACATTTATGTATTTTCTAGAGAGAACTTTCATAATCTTCTTTCAATGAAGGTAGATGCTGTTTAGTTTGTTAGTCAATGCGACATCTTCGTTGCGATGGCGATTGACATGAACCCCACTTCTCCTGAACCCACACAGCTTGAATGTTGTTGAATCAAAgctttgtgttgtgtatgttcTTGTTATATGTTCTTGTGGGCCAACCCGGAAATTCAGGTTTGTCCATTCCAAAGATAagattaataaattaattttgTTTAACAAGATAATCCTGCCAAATGAATTTCGCTTTAAGGGTTGTTCTTTGATCAAGGGTCTCAAGGAAATGTAAAATTGTATATGTTCTGGCTCTGGCCCTACAGGAAGGGGCTCACAAAGCCTCAGCAAATGCTCATCTTGTGACATTTCAACCCACAGCTCGATTTCTTTAGCTGAAATATTCCCAGTCCTGCACCCCAATGATCCAACACACATGTCTGAGATCAGAGTGTTGGCTCATCATACTGTGTTCGAAACTTGTAACGAGTATGGCACAAAGATCCCTTATGGACTTTTGACCACAAATATGAAAAATTGCCGGAAAAGTTTCAGTATGCATCTTACCTAAAATGGGGGACTTGAAACTGCAGACGTTTCATACCTATTTATTGCAATGTCTTTTTTTGTGCATTTTCAAGCATAGCTAGAGATGCCATTTCACATTCTTTAGAACTAGAGCATCCATACTGATCAGAGGCCTGTGGGCCTcgtaccacagaagaagaatgAATCCCTGGGTCGCTtggaaaaaaaggtttttattcAAAGAACATAAAAAATGTTGTATTGGCTTATAAATGAAACATCTTATTCTTTAACTGAATGaagtataaaataaatagtttCACTAAAGTTCTCAAAATGCATTTTAGTTCCAAAAgatattttaaaatgtagaaTTTTAAGACACGTGACTGATGGGACATTTGGCTGGCTTCCTCCACCAGTCAGTGCTGGTACAGCTGCGCTGATTGGTTCATTTGGGCTATATTGACAAACAAGCCCTTCTGTCATTGGAGAGTGGGCTAGATAGAGAATAGccagagccctgtttcaggtagctggttttgaggcaaccccgagtttgttcgctctgagttagtggaaactctgggttttccgtttccgtgggtctaacctgctcgggaggtggttagacctactctgagtgtgttgtctataaggctgaaggcagctctccgacagaaggaagtgttagaaatggcatgtccttttctacgagagccagtggacgtagaggctgcgatcctcagaaggaatctccgtgaggaacgattattcagaccccggttggatatactttattttcctgataattttcttcacgagcgctatcgtttttcagcgcaatctatcatttatttagaccaccttctcagcccccatgttaactgtcaaacgcaccgggggcatgctttaagtttatttttaaattttttatcgcaattaacgcatgtgcagaatgatccgccccgtgcatcccacccgctctctacagtcacttcaacgttgtggctttcccatgatcagagtagctgactaaccacggacctataactgctgcaagtcaagaaactcattttaagaatgcaaggcagaaaagaccctggtaggcctactgcttttaaccagatgctgttcttctctacatgcacatgctcagcatttaatcgtctgcattgttcactgaagtaaaaccctttgagtaaactgttcaacaaaataacttgtcccaccacagcccgtgttcaaATAAAGAGAAATCTACTTATTataaggatttttttatttcctgaaagcacaaaaaaaaaaagtcatttatattgggtatgtttttagagcagggaacattatcccagtttgcacctcaccccatctccaaagcatccttttgcatcttttgaattgttacaattgcatggaggttggtgagggcatctggttcaagtagggcgatgacgccatcagtaactggaagaagattagattagattagacagtgcaattattacttgagccagaatattgccccatctaatttgcaacacgctgggttgcgtgtacatatttaattattttgaataaccaacctcttatactgtaaaggcacttctatcctggggggtgggggggatcagaggagctccccccaggaatgccctcagccacaggacgcatactctgttggcttggggccatctcctcagcctctgttgtgagggctgcaggtggtggaccccctccagtctgccgggcctctgcattttttcgatttgctaacatggaggaaaatgttaccctaatattcagtaagcgctattttgaagacacatatatatttataatgcattttgcctaggtgtagccttctgaTATATCttaatcctattaaatattggcagtgttggggtggctgggaaatgtactacttacatttactgcttaaatatagtatacaaatatataatacatgttgaacatagctgttaaattaggtagagcaggcaaaacagcacaattgatttgatttcaattaaacattagtttacctgtttaaactatattcttgtacttcatttgctgccaagtcctcgtggggcaactcggggttgcgtaaattgacacacacacacacacacacacacacacacacacacacacacacacacacacacacacacacacacacacacacacacacacacacacacacacacacaatttacatattgaataagtggaagatattaaactttcctcttattttattttattttactaatatatttgactcacgcattgacttgttcagctatttcctgccaagctctctctcgcgctctcgctgccgcggcggtattgcttttttttgttaaaatgggtaactgctcggcatacacgttcattagaatttccaattccgtgggggaaaagtaagtggatctacgcttttggtccatgtttgatcatgttatcagagatccattgatgatggctcttcatagtcaacaggcacgccctcaacccagagtgaacatactcagagttgattaacccaactctgatcacctgttctgaaaccgaaaacccagagttgcttttcaaccctgaactctgagtcgaccaactcagagcgcaggattaaactcagagtatgttaaacctaGTATGTtaagctacctgaaacaggcctcagagGCCCCCTCTTCTCTTACGTTGTAACACAAAGCTTACGAAAATATTTTGTGGGCAGCAGGAGTTGAGTCACTGCTCTTGGGAAGCTGCAGGAACCCAAACTGGGTGTGAGAAGTGATTCCCTGCTGCATGTGGGCTTCCCAGGGAACCAGACTTGGTTGAAAGGTTAGAAGTATTTCTACTGCCAACAGCCTAGGATCGAATCCTTATTCAAACAATGAGGGGGAAGGGTCACATCCTACACCTTCTGCACAATACATCCACTTATTTTGACATCCAAAAGAGTTCATGATTAAAGGAGTGTCTTATTCTCTCCTGTTTTAAACACAGATCTTATAAAACCGACGGTAACGTTAAAATGGGTCCTCCTTTAAACAGCACAGATCGATTTTCACCCGAAAGAATGAACTCCTCATTCAtgtgtgaggtggtggtggcctGTGGCATTCAGTTCCCCCAATGCTAACGCAGTTCCATCTAAACAATGCACTGCCCTGAGGCTACAGGCTAAGGGGGGCTGTTAACAGACCTGATGAACACAGTTACACACTGTTCTGTAAATCATCTGGAAAACCCGCAATATACTCATTACCTGTTGAgagatttatatttttaatgaatCGTTCAAAATCCCTGGAGCAATTCATGCCACAATGAAGAGTGctgagttcttcaaggaaagtggtcaaatccaggatagcttttaacagttactttatttgtcaaagtatttcggtatggtaaactacAGAGCAAAAGGAGGTGGAAGCGTGTTGAGcacgtgctgagcgactcccagctgaCCAAAGCTATATTAACCCTATCCGTATGAGCTGCCGAGAGTTTCTAACTTGTTTACTGGTGGCGTTTTGGCGTTCTGTTTTGTTTCAAATCCACGCGGCCCACAGCAGTGGGCGGAGCCGGggtgacgtattagcctcggcttcctcacttgtCTGAGGTGCTGCCATGCATAaacatcttatagatagacggagcaattggctgctgggacgcgagaaatacggccgccatcttggagtggtcaaccgggagcagcaacagcagcagaaacaggatgccgggctgttgttcagcgtattcctgctcaaatcggcggaccatccacaataggaatcgggggattacttttcacaagcaagatttaacattaccgtactattggtataattggtattgaataataaaacacgccaaaccatgtggcctttatcatagctacacgtatgacaaaaaaccgcatgaaaatcagtggtattcagtgaggtatgattaattaaatgcgcttgacagttcattgctccagccaaacggattacactgagtggagcggatgaccactccaagatggcggccccgcgtctcgtcagcgctagtaggcggtagcattcgatgctccgtctatcatataaaggtacgaacacaccagacgcgtacccGCGTAAAGATTTACGCGcataacgcagctaaaatgttgcttgaccattttgtgtcaaaaatggtcctacgcatacgctcctaacgcgcctacgctcctagatgagtccatgtccatgcaagtgaacggagcgttccctcttcgtcataactatcaaaccaaacatccttcacattcaccgagcgaacattacgaaagtaaaatgcacatttctcgctaaaaatgtttccataaacgcatttaatggcgtactatgttactatttccacccagaataaagaaagttgtcggccgtggctgcgctggagtccgaggtaggaaacccaaacgccgccgtgtttgggtgatagagtttagatcgggttagattaaataatctcggatataaataacaataatcgggttaaataacttcacatggtgtgtctggtgtgtttccagcattcgtagtgttgatcagcagatatatagtccgccaagacgttgaggttgcttagtaaccagagactctgtccatgcaagtgaacggagcgttctctcttcgtcataactatcaaaccaaacatccttcacattcaccgagcgaacattatgaaagtaaaatgcacatttctcgctaaaaatgtttccataaaagcatttaatggcgtaactatgttactatccacacagaataaagaaagatgtcggccgtatgcttctgtccaagctcactactctctgccagtgacgtcgggtcaagctcaacgctgattgggcaacgcggctaatcgtcatgcgtatgagcgtaaaaagttaaattttttcaACTCCTCGCGTATTTacgcgcgtatatttacgcgcggAAATATACGCGGCTAACgcgggtaaaatgttgctttagcgcatgtaacgcgtgtacgcgtctcatactcGCTtaaaaccaatggttccctatggaaaaattgacgattttatacgcgaggtacgcgggtaacgcgtttggtgtggccgcaccttaagatGTCTATGCTGCCATgcctgtggatggagcagctattgcagccttcggtaaggtcctgctccccttgtggctatgtatagtatttacggatTATAtatttggtcctgcttcctagtggttctgtgagggtaatacagcttgtgtttcaatctgcttcctagtggttctgtgagggtaatacagcttgtgtgtttgaatctgcttcctagaggctatgtggaggcagcttatgttcttaaaatacgtaacaagaGCATGCTGTGAAGGCTGTGATGAGTTGAACATTCATAAATAATCATGGTCTCACCTGTGTGCAGGGACTGGCTGCTCTGTGTGGCAGGGCTGCTCCATACCATCCAGTGGCTGAGGATTGCTTTATAGCTTCTCTATCCCCCCTAATCTCCACTGGTGATTACACGGGACAGTGTGGTGCACAAAGATTTTTCAGTATTTTACTGTAATCATGGATTCAACATTTTGAGTggtgtttatttattgatatgcATTCAATGCAAATTGTAAAAGATTTTGTTATGTGACATAGAAATGCTTGAATACATTACAGTATCATTCACATAGACCTAGGTTCAAGAAAGAAGACAACTATGAACAAATTGATATACAGTCAAGTCTGGGAGTCAACGTTCTTTACTAACGTTCTTTGCTAGTGCACAGGCTGCATTGCAACGTGTTCTCAACCTAAAGCACAGAATAGGTTGTTCATGTCGTCCAACGTGTTGGTCCCATATTGACTGTTCTAGAAACAGCACTACCTTTACAGTGTAACAATATGTTACGATACATCAGTATATCAGGGGTCAATGTCAACATTTTCTATCGTTGCCATTGGGATTCATATGGCCACTGCTATCCCTGAAACCACGCAGCTtgcatgttgtttgaatcaacGTCTTTGCATTGTTTAACGTAAGTCATCTAAGCTGCTAAGGTACGTGTTATTTTATGCAAGTGGTGGataattttaaaatgtaatttcGAAGTGACCCAGGGATGACATTTACTGTTAATCTTTCAGACGGACTAGGATGAAGTGTTTTGCATGAGCACAACATGCAAAAgcactacttttttttttttttttgtcaactttccctttattttctatttttaccagaaagatacatgatctgataccagagagaaccTGTCCCTACCCAAGTTCTGTCttggttagagtcctagaatctgggttggagtcccagagaaaggaccaagttcctttcggtcgggttggagtcccagagaaagacccgagttctgtctgggttagagtcccgacgtctgtctcggttggagtcccagaataaggcctttggttcgtggttagagttccgacgtgtgtctgggttagagtcctagaatctgggtaaAGAATAGAAATtgactagaatccgggttggagtcccagagaaagtatcaagttcctttaggtcgggttggagtcccgacgtgggtaccaAATTCCTtcaggtcgggttggagtcccgacgtgggtaccagagagactgttgttctgatcttaaatacattgcacttttattttactcatttctttgcatatgttttcttttacttatctattattttattttattgtatgacaatgtttatatgtgaagcactttgagtctgccttgtgtatgaaaagtgctatataaataaagttgccttgccttgccttgctttGCTTCCGCTCGACAATCCATTTCAAAGGTAATATGGTAAATCTTGTTGATCAAGATAATCATGACATAAGAAACTACTTTGGGTAAAGATGTTTGTGAGTAAGCCAGAGGCTTGCTTCATTCATTCACTAGCAAATACACTATTTGAACATCACTGCTGCTTAGAAGGAAAAGGCAAATAGATtacatacatatttaataataaatacaactcATTTCtataataatacaaatgcatttttttttcctcattCAAACCATAGAGGTGTTGCTTCCGAACAGTTTTTTGAACAACTGGAAGAAAAGAACAGAAAGGAGTCAGGATCATTAGCTCAATGTGACACTTAAAACTGTATTGGGAGAGCTTCAAATTTGGTAAATTTAATACGTTTCAGAGATAAGTAGTTGAATAAAACATTAATTCTAGAGATTGGTATAGCAGCACCATAGTTCAGGGTTACATTTTACCCACCGCATCAAGGAAtggattatttattattgagaACACAAATCCAAAAACCATTGGAAAGAATGACCTATGGGGATAGAAACAGCAAAATGTTACAACAATGATCTGCTCACTGTTTTAACCAAGCACTAACCCAAATATTATGAGAGGGACTTTACTTTGATACTGTATACTAATTGAGCTTGTACTTTTCTAACACTTTAAAGAAGGTTAACTTATAAGCCATTTTTTGagcacttatatatatatttacggTTTGTTAATGGTTCGTTTCACACCCTCTAGAGACTTATGACTAAATGACATGACAAAGTGTTATCCAAACATCATTTCATCATGCCTGATGAACTTACCTGAACAAAAGAACAAAGCCATAACTCTCCACAAGCATGCCGATGATTGGCCAACGGAGCAGGACCAGAGCCACACCCCCGAGAAAGAAGGAAGATGCCCTAAACTTCTGCCTCTGGAAGAAGAAATGGGCGGTCCTCCTGGGGCCGATGATAAAGACCAACCCAGCCAGGAAGAGGATCTGACAGAGCAACACGGTACAGGACATCATGctcaggaggtggggggagggggggagtaatATCTATtgaatgtttgttgttttggtatGAGTGGATGATCAATTATACAATCGATCTAGACCCCAATTATTGTTACTTGGGTAATTTTTGTCAATAGTAACATGCTAACAACACAGAAACATTATTAAAGTGCTATTCTCTGAGGTTACTATTTGGTTCTCTTTGGCGCCACCTATGGCAATCAGCACTAACTGCAGGTGCTTTCTTGGACCTCACTTTCCAGAGGTCAGTTGCAGTTGGTTCAGCGGCATCACTAGCACCGACCAGAATAAAATAGTACGTTGCCTCACACACCAGTGAGCTGAATTGCGAGTCTGTTGCAAATAACAACTAATGTAGTGAAGGgcggagagacagaggcagctTCCTCTCCCACTCAATGATTATGAGCATATTATCATAAATGTCAGCCCCGCCTGATTTCTCTGGTGGAACCACCACTGCTGGGTGACGGAGAGCATATCACTGACTGTGGCGCTTGGGATTTTCTCCCAGGAACGTCCCCGCCCTCTCCCAGTTTGTAACATTGATAATACTGTAATGCCACGCTTTAATCAGTGGGCCATGGTTCAATCCCTGTAGTGTTACCTCATACGGCAATAGATGATGACTTTACACATGTATATACAGGAATATGATTGCGATTCCTGTAAAAATTCTACAAGAAAAAAGTAAAGTGAATGTTTACTGATTCCCACTTGCTTTACTGAAGTAAATATTGTACAATTTGGCCAGCTAACTAATACTTTTATTATGAATTAAGCAGTCAGTGCATCATGTTCAGGCATATATGAAATTATTTTGTTATCACAATAGATGAAGTCAAAACAAACTACTTTCCATTCTTGATTTGTTTCTAGATTTAAATCCAATTGAACTGATTAAGAAACATTTCGGAATGGACTGATTCACATTGGAAGGTTACATGTCTACATATGAAAGGATTGTGAGTTTGTTGCTGATTAAAAAACATGACTTACATTTCCAAATGCCAACAAGACTGAGTCAAAGTACAGCATTACACCAAAAAGGACAAAAAACATTCCAAACCCTGTAAGGCCAATGCCAatctctgaaaaaaaaaatgaaataaagatTACCGTGGTTAGACGTAAAACAGTTCGCTGTTGTAATACCTTGTGGTTCAAATGCATTGATGAAGTTTCACCTCTATATAACAGCAGCTTCTAACAATAATCCCAAACATCATCTCATTACAAATGTATTGCTGCTGGTTATGGGCAAAATATGTGAGTCGTATTAGAGTGTATtctaaattataaaaaacacttACTCTGAAATTGTGTGACCTCCATCATAAGCTCTCTTGCCTTGCATATATCCTTACTCTGTCTCTTTACCTGTCACGCTTCTGCTTTCACATTCAGCCCTGAGAAATCGGCGTTCCCCTCTTTTTAAAGTGACCTTTGAACCTTGATTCATGGCAGCCGAGTGAACATTAACCAGTAAGTCATAGCAGGAACAGATAAGCTGGAGATATCCCCTGACACGTCCAAGGATGACCCTGCTGTGCGGGGGCAAAGGCCTTCAACACAATAGACAGGGAAAACATCCAAGAATACTGATTAAAAAAACCTTCTGAAGCAAGG encodes the following:
- the golt1a gene encoding vesicle transport protein GOT1A, with amino-acid sequence MMEVTQFQKIGIGLTGFGMFFVLFGVMLYFDSVLLAFGNILFLAGLVFIIGPRRTAHFFFQRQKFRASSFFLGGVALVLLRWPIIGMLVESYGFVLLFRSFFPMVFGFVFSIINNPFLDALFKKLFGSNTSMV